The genomic region AGATCGACGGTGTTGATACGAATCTATTCGAGCGAGACATGAGCGCCATCCGGTTGCGGCTGTGGAACGACTTGATTCTCAGGCATGACGTTTCTGCCGCCATCATCGAAGCGATCCGTTGGGGCGCATAAAGTAACTAACGCTGAACGGGCATTCGCACTTCTACGGCTAAGCGGCCGGTCGTAGCAGGCGTGGGTGGATGCCCGATGCGTACAAAACAAGCCCACGCCTGCACGGCTGCACTTCGGGGCCCGTCCTTACCCGTCAGAGGGTCGGGCCCTGACTTCCTCCTTTGAATCTTCTTTCTCGTCCCCGCTTTATTTTCATCTGAAAGTGTCATAACCTTAGGTTACTCAGCCACAGATGGTCTGAGAAACCCACCTACAGCACTACGCAGAGGAGAAGAATGATGAAAGCGATGACGAAGGTACAACTGCACGACGCCCTGCGGGCGGCCGGTGTGATGTTTCGCACGAAGGCACCCAAGGCCGAACTGGAGACGCTGCTTACTGAGCAGGCCAATGGACAGGCCAAGGCCACGACCAAGAAAAACAAGGTCGGGGCGAAGCAGGTCCTGCGGGATAAGCTCACGCAACAGGGCGTCGTGACGGTCGGGCAGATTGACAAGATCGCCGAGCAGCTGAGCGTGACACGTTCGACCGTACTCACCGCCATGTCTGATCTGAAAAATCCCAAGTACGCCGGTCAGGCAGGCCCGCTCAACATCGAGAAGGATGGTGACAGCTACCGCCTAGCAAAGTAGTAATCCGGTTTGGGCCTGTCATGGACGGCGGGCCCAACCGTACATTGGAGTAAATGAAACATGAAACGCAAGCAAGGTACTGCCGACACAAACCGTCAACGCAAACAACCCGGTATGCAGATCAATACCGGACTCTACGCCCGCATCAAAGCGATGGCCGCACTGCGTGGCGTGCGGATTGGTGATGTTGTCGATGATGCGATGGTCGACTACCTTGACCGACAAGAGGATAAGTTATGAAATCACAAGCAGCAACAATCCTGCCATTCCACCGACCAAGGCGGGAGCGGCCCCGCCGTCCGAGTTATGACGGCCCCAGATACTTCACCGAGAAGCAGGTGAAGCTCATCCGACGCACAGCACGGGACGCGGCAAAGCTCGGCAAGGTGAAAGACGCGCGCAACTGGATGCTAATTGACTTGCTGACCAGCTCCGGGCTACGCGAGGCTGAGGCGGCTGACGTTCGAGTTGGCGATCTGAAACTGGGATATGATGAGGCCAGTATCTTTGTTCGTAACGGCAAAGGTGGTCGTAGCCGTATGGTCCAGATTCCAGCCAGTTTGAAGACGCACCTCAAAAGCTTCCAAAGATGGAAGACCGAACGCGGCGAGCCTATGAGTGAGGATGATCCGCTGTTCTTCGGCCAGCGTGGCCAGTGGACAGCGGCCGCCGTCAGCCAGGCCGTCCGACGTGTCTTGGAGTCGTGTGGACTGTACGAGCGAGGTAGATGCGTACATGCGCTGCGACATAGCTATGCCGTCGCACTGTATCGTCGTGAACGCGACTTGCGATGCGTGCAAAAGCAGTTGGGACATGCATCCATCCAAACCACGCAAATCTACGCTGACTGTCTGCCCGAAGACATCCGCGAACAGGTTAGGGGCTTGTGGGGAGGAACATCGTGACCGCACCCAGTACTAAGCACAAGGGCGGGACCCGATCAGCGGGTATACGGCCTATACGACCGCAGGCTTACTCGTATATCAGATTCAGCAGCCCTGAGCAGGCCAAAGGCGACAGTCGGCGTAGGCAGGTCGAGGCCTCTCGCGCTTATGCCGAGGAGCATGGATTAGAGCTGGACGAAAGTCTCACCATGCAGGACACGGGGATCTCGGCTTTCAAAGGCCTGCACCGCATCAAGGGGGCACTCGGCGAGTTCCTACGTCAGGTCGAGGTCGGGGCCATCCCGCGTGGTAGCGTGCTGCTCGTCGAGTCACTGGACCGGCTGTCACGCGAACAGATCGATGAAGCCTTGATTCAGTTCCTCAACATCATCCGGGCTGGCATCAAGGTCGTGACGCTGGCCGACAATATGGAGTACGACCACCAGAGCATCAACGCCAACATCGGCCAACTCGTGATGTCGTTGGTGATCATGGGCCGGGCCCACGAGGAGTCCGCCATCAAGTCCAAGCGAGTAGCTGCCGCATGGCAGCAGAAGCTCAAGGAAGCGGCAGCAGGCGGCAAGAAGATGACCAAGCAGGGTCCTGCTTGGCTGCGCTTGTCAAAAGATCGGAGTCACTTCGAGATCATCCCGGAGCGCGCGCTAGTCATCCCGATGATCTTCCAGATGAAAGTTGACGGCGTCGGCTCCGAGTCAATCGCTCGTACGTTGAATGAACAGGACGTGTGGAAACCCAAAGGACCGCGCAATCGCGGAGGCGGGTGGCGCAAAAGCTACATCGAGAAGATACTTCATGGCCGGGCTGTTATCGGCGAGTTTCAGCCGCACAAGATGAAAGATGGCAAGCGCGTACCAGACGGTGAGCCCATCACCGACTACTTCCCGGCTGTTGTCGATCAAGAATTGTTCAATCAGGTACAGGCCATTTTCGCCCGACGTGCTGCCTTGCCGGGCCATGGCGGAGGCGTCAATGGACGGGTTGCGAATCTGTTTGGCGGTGGCCTGGCGCGCTGTGCCCGATGTGATGCCACGATGGTCTACGTCAACAAAGGCCCAACGTCTAAAGGCGGCGAATACCTGCGATGCGACAACGCGATACGTGGGCTTGGCTGCGATAACAAGAAGCTAGTTCGCTATGACTGGCTGGAGCCTTTGTTGTTGCACTTCACACGCGGTCTCAATCCGACCATGCTGCTACCGGACGCGGAGGAACGCAAAGCGCGAGAGGTAGCCGCGAGGCATGCCCGACAACAAGCGATGGACGGCGAACTGACAAACGTCAAGAAGCAGATCGCTCGCGTTATGGACTCGATCTCGGATGACGATTCTCCAGCACTGCGCGAAGCATTGAAGGCCAAGGCTGATGCACTGCTGGCGCGACAGGAAGAACTCGAGGCGGAATTGGCACAGATGGCCAGCGAGACAGCCGAACAATCGTCAACACCGGAGGCCGTCGCCGGGCAGATCCGCGACATTGAAGACCTGATCGCTCGGCTGGATACCGTCCGTGCCAAGGAACGACTTGAGCTACGCCATCGTCTGCGGCATGAATTACAGCAATTGATCGACAAGATCGAGATCAAGCCGATCAAGTCCGGTACCGCCCTGACTCTGTACTTCCGTGACGGCGCGTACTGCAACTTACTGATCGACACTGCCGGCGCGCTGTGCCTGGTCGAGCAAGAACACAGGGGCCGCATGGCCATCTTCCGGCTCGATCGCGATGGAAACGTAGTCGATGTTGATGATGCGGACGACGACGATCCGGGCGGCAGCGCCAAGCAACGGAGGGACGAGCGCCAGCGGAGAGTTGATGCTAGAATCTCGAAAGCTCTTAAGAGACATAGACTTAACCCGAGTAATCCGACGATAGCTGGCTGATGATTGGACCGCCGGGCAGCGGTAAGACCATGCTGGCCAAGCGTCTGCCCGGCATATTGCCGGGTCTGAACGACGCAGATGCCCTGGAATGCGCGGCGATCGCATCGTTGACCCGCAGCGGATTCAATCCCCGTGACTGGAAACGACGGCCATTTCGCTGTCCGCATCACACGGCGTCAGCCGCGGCCCTGGTCGGCGGCGGGCGCGATCCTCAGCCGGGCGAAATCTCCCTTGCCCATCATGGCGTATTGTTTCTCGATGAACTGCCGGAGTTTCCGCGCCAGGTGCTCGAGACTTTGCGAGAACCGATGGAGTCGGGAGAGGTCCATATCGCGAGGGTGGCGCGGCGAGTACGGTTCCCGGCAGCGTTCCAGATGATTGCGGCCATGAACCCGTGCCCTTGCGGTTACCTGGGCGACCCCTCGGGGCGCTGTCACTGCAGCGCACAGTTGGTGCAACGTTATCGACAGCGTTTGTCAGGGCCGTTGCTGGATCGCGTCGATATCCAGGTTCCGGTACCGAGATTGGCGATCGAAGAATTGCAGGAGAAAAACGTGGCGGAGGCAAGCTGCGAAGTCGCAACCCGGGTCCTGGCGGCCCGCAGCGTTCAATTCGGGCGGCAGGGCTGCCTGAACGCACAGTTGGTGCCATCGCGAGTGGACGAGCTTTGCCGGCCAGGCAAGAAAGCGGGCGCGCTGCTCAGCGTGGCGATGACGCGTTTGTCGCTATCGGCGAGGGTCTATCACCGTTTGTTGCGGCTGGCCCGGACCATCGCCGATCTGGATGGCGCCGATGAACTCGGCATCGCCCAAGTCAGCGAGGCCATTACCCTGCGCAGTCTGGATCGCTCCTAGCCAGGCTGCTTTTTCGCCTTGCCGATGAGCTCGTGCAGTACCGGGCGGTGTTTTTGCATTTCTTCCGGGGTCAACGCATCGAGTTCATGCGGAAATACCAGCCAGGCGGGAGTCTCATGGATACAGTAGTCGGGGACCAGGTCGGTCTGGTTGCGTTCGGGCTTGTACCAGGTCACGGCGACGCGAACGTCTTCAGGCATGTTGCCGCGCGCCTTGCGCTGCAACTCGTCGATGACCGCCACCAGGGTGTGCCCGGTATCCAGTACATCATCGACGATCAGCAGGCGATCGTCGTGGCTTAGTCTCTTGATGAGGTAATTCAGGCCGTGCACCTTGACGATGCTTTCCCGCTGGTCATAGCCGGTATAAGAGGAGGTCCGGATAGCGATGTGATCCGCTTCGATGCCGCAAAACGAGAGTATCTCCTGTACCGCCATGCCGACCGGCGTTCCACCGCGCCAGATCGCGATGATTACCGTAGGTCGAAATCCGCTGCGGATGATTTTGCTGCCGAGACGAAACGAATCCTCGAGCAATTCCTGTGCGCTGATTACAATTTTTTCCACGAGCCGCCGCTTGCTTAACTGCGGTTGCATTAACCGCTATAATATTCAGCCAATTCTACAGCACGGGCCGACCGGCATCGACACAGCAATGAACAAAAGATTCATCGCGGCTAACGACCTGCTGCTGGATTCCTTCAGGCTCGCTGTCAAAATATACTTGGCCGGATTCAGGCCGGATTATCTCGTCGGCGTCTGGCGTGGAGGCAGCGCGGTGGGGATCGCGGTTCAGGAAGGGCTCGAGAATTTTGGCGTAAAGACCGACCATATCGCCATTCGCACTTCCTATGCCGGACCGGATTCCTATACCCGGAGGACCGAGGGGACCGGGGGTATTCGTGTCCATGGTTTGCAATATCTGCTGGAGAATATTTGCGCCGAGGATTCATTGCTGATCGTCGATGATGTCTACAGTACAGGATCCAGCGTCAACGCCCTGGTCGAGCAGCTCGCTGCAAAAACAAGACGCAACCTGCCTCATGACATCCGGGTTGCATCGGTCTGGTTCCGGCCGACTGCAAGGACGATCAAACCACCGGACTATTATCTGCACGAAATCGATGACTGGCTGGTGCTGCCGCACGAGTTGTCCGGCCTCAGCGTCGAGGAAATAAGGCAACAC from Pseudomonadota bacterium harbors:
- a CDS encoding recombinase family protein, whose protein sequence is MTAPSTKHKGGTRSAGIRPIRPQAYSYIRFSSPEQAKGDSRRRQVEASRAYAEEHGLELDESLTMQDTGISAFKGLHRIKGALGEFLRQVEVGAIPRGSVLLVESLDRLSREQIDEALIQFLNIIRAGIKVVTLADNMEYDHQSINANIGQLVMSLVIMGRAHEESAIKSKRVAAAWQQKLKEAAAGGKKMTKQGPAWLRLSKDRSHFEIIPERALVIPMIFQMKVDGVGSESIARTLNEQDVWKPKGPRNRGGGWRKSYIEKILHGRAVIGEFQPHKMKDGKRVPDGEPITDYFPAVVDQELFNQVQAIFARRAALPGHGGGVNGRVANLFGGGLARCARCDATMVYVNKGPTSKGGEYLRCDNAIRGLGCDNKKLVRYDWLEPLLLHFTRGLNPTMLLPDAEERKAREVAARHARQQAMDGELTNVKKQIARVMDSISDDDSPALREALKAKADALLARQEELEAELAQMASETAEQSSTPEAVAGQIRDIEDLIARLDTVRAKERLELRHRLRHELQQLIDKIEIKPIKSGTALTLYFRDGAYCNLLIDTAGALCLVEQEHRGRMAIFRLDRDGNVVDVDDADDDDPGGSAKQRRDERQRRVDARISKALKRHRLNPSNPTIAG
- a CDS encoding phosphoribosyltransferase, with product MNKRFIAANDLLLDSFRLAVKIYLAGFRPDYLVGVWRGGSAVGIAVQEGLENFGVKTDHIAIRTSYAGPDSYTRRTEGTGGIRVHGLQYLLENICAEDSLLIVDDVYSTGSSVNALVEQLAAKTRRNLPHDIRVASVWFRPTARTIKPPDYYLHEIDDWLVLPHELSGLSVEEIRQHKPSLAPIIAELAPFIPTDK
- a CDS encoding ATP-binding protein, which gives rise to MIGPPGSGKTMLAKRLPGILPGLNDADALECAAIASLTRSGFNPRDWKRRPFRCPHHTASAAALVGGGRDPQPGEISLAHHGVLFLDELPEFPRQVLETLREPMESGEVHIARVARRVRFPAAFQMIAAMNPCPCGYLGDPSGRCHCSAQLVQRYRQRLSGPLLDRVDIQVPVPRLAIEELQEKNVAEASCEVATRVLAARSVQFGRQGCLNAQLVPSRVDELCRPGKKAGALLSVAMTRLSLSARVYHRLLRLARTIADLDGADELGIAQVSEAITLRSLDRS
- a CDS encoding hypoxanthine phosphoribosyltransferase — translated: MQPQLSKRRLVEKIVISAQELLEDSFRLGSKIIRSGFRPTVIIAIWRGGTPVGMAVQEILSFCGIEADHIAIRTSSYTGYDQRESIVKVHGLNYLIKRLSHDDRLLIVDDVLDTGHTLVAVIDELQRKARGNMPEDVRVAVTWYKPERNQTDLVPDYCIHETPAWLVFPHELDALTPEEMQKHRPVLHELIGKAKKQPG
- a CDS encoding tyrosine-type recombinase/integrase, encoding MKSQAATILPFHRPRRERPRRPSYDGPRYFTEKQVKLIRRTARDAAKLGKVKDARNWMLIDLLTSSGLREAEAADVRVGDLKLGYDEASIFVRNGKGGRSRMVQIPASLKTHLKSFQRWKTERGEPMSEDDPLFFGQRGQWTAAAVSQAVRRVLESCGLYERGRCVHALRHSYAVALYRRERDLRCVQKQLGHASIQTTQIYADCLPEDIREQVRGLWGGTS